A stretch of DNA from Gimesia chilikensis:
TCGGTCGCCTGCTCGTAGTCGATTGAGTTGAACCCCGCTGTCCGGGGCGTGACGCTCAGAAACAGAGAGTTGGTCAGCTTATCTGACAGTGACATCTCGGCCAGCAGACCGTTCCATTCAAAGCCGGCAAACAACAGCCAGCCGCCGAGTATCAGAATGAAGGAGGTCCACAAGACCAGCTGACTGTGCACGGACAGGCGCTTGATCCGGGGCAGCGACTGCTGACGTTGGGCAAACCGCAGGTTCAGTTCCTGCATTGTTACGAAGCCCAGCCCGCCCAGAATGATCAGGACCGAAATCACCAGCAGTGTTCCGGGAGAATCCTGATAGTTGATCAGCGAATTGCTGTTCGTCGAGAAGCCCGCATTACAGAAGGCACTCACGGAATGGAACACTGCAGGCCAGGCAGCCCCCTTCCAGCCCAGGCGGGGCACCCACATACAATACAGAAAGAATGCTCCGGCAGCTTCAATCAGAAAAGTAAATTTCAGAATGTTAGTGATCAGCAGCCGCGCTGAGACCTGCGGGATCAGTTTGCGGGAATCCGCGGTCACCGATTCCAGGTTCAGCGAGATTTTTCTCCCCAGCGCGGTGATGATCACACTGGTCAGAATCAGCATCCCCAGACCACCCAGCTGAATCAGCAGCAGGATCAGCGCCTGGCCCCGCAGGGTGAAGTACGTAGCCGTATCGACGACAATCAGTCCCGTCACACAGACGGCACTGGTGGACGTAAAGATTGCATCGGTCCAGTTCAGGGGCTCTCCCTGGTAGATGCCCGGCAGGAATTTCAGCCCGAGGGATCCCAGGATGATGAGTGCGATAAAGGAACTGAGAAAGAGTTCCGCGGGGGCCAGCCACCGATTGGGAGTCAGAGCGTGACGCACGCCTGACCCTTGATACCGGGAGACTGAAGAACCGTCCGGCCGGGTTGATTTTTTTGTGATCACTGTCAATACACCCGAGGGGTGTCCTGGACTTTCGCAGCAGATAAACTCAAAGTTGATTGCACATGCTGTTTTTCACACTCGCTGAGCACTTGTTGAAAAACATTCCCCCTATTGTCCGTTTCCCGCATGCTTTCGCAAATGTGCCCCGCGCGATCCTCACATATTTTCCATTATTTTTTTCTGAACGCCACATCCTCTGGAAAATCCACGGCAGATTGGTTAGAACCAGACTCCCGACCCCTCTAATACCACAGTCAAGAGCTAAGGATTTATACAGGCCCGATCATGTTGCTTGCCTTTATCGCGATCATCGCCGGACTCGCATTATTGATCTGGAGTACAGACCGCTTCATCGATGGTGCTGCAGTGACGTCACGCTATTTCGGTATGTCACCCCTGTTGATCGGCATGGTCGTCGTCGGCTTTGGTACTTCACTGCCGGAAATGGTGGTCTCGGTCATCTCCGCCTCCGAAGGGAACGCCGGCGTTGCGCTCGGGAATGCTTACGGATCGAATATTACCAATATCGCCCTGATCCTTGGTCTGACAGCGCTCATTAATCCACTGACGGTGCAGTCCAAGATCCTCCGCAAAGAATTACCCGTTCTCGGGGGTTGTACCCTGCTCTCTGCCTGGCAGATCTGGGATGGACACATCAGTCGTCTGGATGCAATTGTCCTCTTGTCGGTCTTTGCCTTCCTGATGGGCTGGACTATCTGGCAGGCCGTCCGTAATCCGACCGACGAACTCGAAGCCGAAATGGAACGCGAACTCTCCAGTCATACCATGCCCATTAAACGCGCCGTAATCTGGCTGCTCGTCGGTCTGGTACTGCTGGTTGTCAGTTCCCGCATGCTGGTCTGGGGAGCTGTTTTCCTGGCCCGCTACTTTGGCGTGAGCGATCTGGTTATCGGCCTGACCATCGTGGCCGCAGGCACTTCGCTGCCCGAACTGGCTTCTTCGATCATCGCCACCCGCAAAGGGGAATTTGATATCGCCGTCGGCAATGTGATCGGCTCCAACATGTTCAACACATTGGCTGTGGTCGGCCTCGCCGGAGTAATTCACCCGATTTCCGTGAATGGAGAAGTCTTTTCCCGCGACGTGATGGTCATGCTGGCGTTGACCTTCTCCCTGTTCATTCTGGGACGCGGCTGGGGTGGCCCGGGACGCATCAATCGTTATGAAGGTGCGCTGCTCCTGGCCTGCTACATTGGCTACACCTGGTGGCTTATTCGTAGTGCCCTGCTCTGAAACAGGCCTCCTTCCGGCCTCCAGCCTTGACAAAGGGGACTCCCTCCAAGATAGTTCATGCTGATTCCTGGAAGGAAAATGTCTCAATGAACTGGCTGCGTAATTTCGCGATGATCTGGATGGTGGCAACCACGGTACATGCCCCGTTCCCGGTCTGCGACGGTGACAACCTTGCCAGTGGACAGACCGCGTCCCTCCATTTTGAGGTGCTCAACCACTCATTCGATCTCGATTTCATCCTGCTCGGCTGCGATCTGCCGGATGATTACGACGACGGTCCTCTCGATGTGGATCCGGAAGAGGGCTCCAGTTCAGTCTTTGGTTCGCCCTATACGTCACAGGGACAACCGCTTAAACTGTGTCTCTGGAATCCAGCGGATGCCTGGGGCACGCTGTTCTGTATGCCCCCGGAACGCAGCATCGCCTGTCTGGCCCGTACCGCGGATCGTTCCTCCTGTCTCCCCTTTCTGAATTTCTCATTTGGAAAACTGAGCCAGAGCGGAAATGCGCATTTTCATTGTTAAGCAATGAACCGCATTTCGTGTTTAGCTCAATACCGTTTTTCCTGACAGCCTGATGTGGTGCGCTGTCAGCCTGTAATGAGGATTCCAATGCGCGTCCATCCTACCGCTTACATCCATCCCGATGCCATCGTCCACCCTTCGTGTGACATCGGCCCCCATGTCGTCATTGAGGGCCCGGTCCGCATCGGCGCTCACTGTCACCTGGGACCCTCCGTGGTCGTCATGGGGAATACCGACATCGGCCCCGAATGTGAAATACATGCCCACGCCGTCATCGGCGATGTTCCCCAGGACCGAAAGTATACCGGGGCGATCAGCTACTGTCGCATTGGCCAAGGCTGTGTGATTCGTGAGTCGGTCACCATCCACCGGGCCAGTATCGAACAGGCGACGACAATCATCGGCAACGAGTGCCACCTGATGACCTGTTCCCACGTGGCCCACGACTGCATCCTCGCGGATGAAGTCACACTTGTCAGCGGTGCCCTGCTCGGCGGTCACGTGCAGATCGGATCCCAGGCAATCATTTCCGGCAATGTCGGCATTCATCAGTTTGTACGCGTCGGACAACTCGCCATGCTGGGAGGCGTCGCCATGATCAGCCGCGATGTTCCCCCCTTCACGATGACAGACCACCAGGGCGAAATCATCGGCCTGAATGCCGTCGGCCTGGCCCGGCGGGGGATTTCAAACGCAGAGCAGCAGGATCTGAAAAACCTGTTTCGAGTTATCTGTCGTTCAGGAATGTCCCACTCACGCTCCCTTGAACTGGCTCAAGAACTGGCTCTGACCGATCTGGGACGCCAGTTCGTGGAATTCTTCCAGGTGGACACACAACGGGGCTTCTGTCGCTTTCGAGGCAGAAAATCTCGCTCCCGGAAAAACCTGGTCCCCCCGGTTCAGCATCCTCCGCTCGCTGAGTGATCCCTCTTCGAATTTCATGAGTAACTCTTTGCGTAACTCCTGATGCGACAGGCAGGAGTAGTTGAAGCCAATGTGTGGCAGCGGGATACCGCCCCGGATCCTCTTTCAGGTGAGAGATTAGGACGAACCTGGAACGTTCCGGGGCGGTACATTTTTGACCCGCGCAGCCAGACAATGCTGGCATCACTGCCGGTAGCGATTACAATAAACGGGACAACGTACTTCTACGTCAGCTGATCCCTCATGCTTTGACACTTCTTACTCGGGGAACGATATCATGCGCCGCTGCTTCCTGGTTTTGATCGTGCTGGCTCTCGCCTGCTTTACTCGTGCCGGTCATCTGCAGGCAGAAGGCTATCGAACCTCCATTGGAACCGGCGCCGATCGCATTCCCGTCATCGTGGTCTCAGGCACTCCCTATGAAATGGGTCTGCAACAGGGAAAACTGATCCGGGAAGAAGCCACGCAGATGATCAACTCACTGCTGCAGAAAGTACAGACCGCCGGACCGGAACGTGCCTCCGATGCCCATCTGGATGCCGCCTGGAACGCGATCGCACCGCATACCGATGTCCGCTTCAAAGAAGAACTCCGTGGCTTCGCTGAAGGGACTGGCCTTCCTCTGAAAACGCTGCAGCGGGCACACGCGTTACCAGTCGTCATGGATTATTCCTGCAGCGGCATCGCTGCCTGGGGCGCAGCGACGAAAGATGGTCACCTTTACCAGACACGCAATCTCGACTGGACCATGGAACTCGGCGCGCAGGACTTTCCCTGTATCACGGTCTACATTCCCAAACAGGGTATTCCCCACGTGAATATCACCTTCGCCGGATTCCTCGGTGCCAACACGGGAATTAATGCCAAAGGCATCGTGCTGTCGGAAATGGGAGATTCCCCCGGCAAGGACTATCCTTTCGATATGAACGGCGTCCATTTTACGACACTGTTTCGCCAGGTGATGTATGACGCCAATAATCTGGACGAGGCCATCGATCTCTTCAAGCAGGCAAAGCGGATCAAGAAATATCACTATGTCGTCGGAGACGGCACCAGCCGCCAGGCCGTTAAAATGCTGGCACATGCTCCCGATCTGGTGATCTGGCGAGACAACGACCCAGCCGACGAACTCGCGCCGGCGGTCATGAAAAACCTGGTCTACCAGGATGAAGGCCGCGGCGCGTTTCAACCGTTACAGAAAGTCTATGGCAAAATCGGTGCGGAGGAAATGAGAGACATCGCCTGTCAGATTCCCATCAAGGGGGGCAATATTCTGGATGTCGTCTACGACGCAACCGCGCTGGAGTTCTGGGTTTCCTATGCTGAGAAACAGGAAGAAGCCTATCAGAGGCCCTTCGTGCACTTCAAACTCAAAGACTACCTCAAGTAGTTTTGTGATGTTCTGAACGCGATGCTTCGTGTTCCAGATCCATATGCCGTTTCGCGGTTTCATGCAGGGACCGCGTCGCGATCGCAATAACTAAACCGACGACAATCATCCCTACCAGGCCAATCCCCACGCTGATGATTTTTCCCATCGGCGTCTCAGGTGTAATATCACCATAGCCGATGGTCAGACCGGTAATCATCGAAAAATAGACGGCGTCGCCGAAGCTCAGGTTCTCAAACCGCCAGATCAGGAAAGCCCCCAGCAGCAGAATCAACAGCAGAGCCACAATCACCTCGCGGACATACGAGGCGTAGCGCATAAACGAACTGAAGAATTCAACAAACAAAGGCAGTCGTTTCTCGATGATGTGCTTCAGCATGGGGCTTGTCTCGAATTGCGAATTAATGAAAAGTGGAAACGGATATGAAGGATTTCATCAGAAAACCAAGTTTACCCGTTTGATCACACACTGCCCAGAGAGTTTCCCTCGTCTTTCGTACTGCCAATGGTGATTGGAAACATGAGAATGGACCTGACCAGAGAACAAACGGCGCTCTGCTCACGTCCAATCCGCTTGATTCACCTGCCCCCAGACGTTACTTTTGTTAAATAACTACAGCGTCTCTCCTGCCACTTAAGATCGCCTGCCCTGCCAAGGAGTCATCCATGCTCTCTGCTCTCAAGAAAACTTTCCTCACCGCCCTGCTGCTGCCCGTCCTCTGCTCGGTTTCCGTCCACGCACAAACACCGCGACTCAATCCTGATGACCTGCTCCTGTACCGCGATGGATCCGGAAAAGTTCAGAAGGTCACCACACCGGACGACTGGAAACAACGCAGGCAGGAAATCATTCGCGGTATGGAAACGGTCATGGGCCCCTTCCCGGGTGACGATCAACGGGTTCCACTCGACATCGAAGTTCTCGAAGAGGTCAAGCTCGACAACTACACGCGCAAACTGATCACCTACCAGTCCGGCCCCGATTCCCGTACGCCCGCCTATCTCTGTATTCCTCACACCGCCAGCAAGGATCACAAGGTCCCCGCGGTTCTCTGTCTGCATCCCACCGACAACAAGGTCGGCCATAAGGTCGCGCTCGGACTGGGAGGCCGCGCCGGTCGTAATTACGCCGCCGAACTCGCGGAACGTGGCTATGTCACCATCGCCCCCGCCTACCCGCATCTCGCGAATTACTGGCCCAACCTGGGTAAACTCGGTTTCGTCAGCGGCACGATGAAAGCCATCTGGGACAACTCCCGCGCCATCGATCTCTTGGCTTCCCTGGACACCGTCGATATGAGCCAGGGCGTCGGTGCGATTGGACATTCCCTGGGAGGCCACAACGCGATCTACACCGCCGTCTTCGATCCACGTGTTACCGCCATCGTCAGCAGTTGTGGCTTCGATTCCTATCGCGACTATTACGACGCTGCCGAACGCGTCTGGTATTTCGGCAAAGGCTGGTGCCAGATCCGCTACATGCCCCGCATGTCAGACTACCGCGGCAGACTCGACGAAATCCCCTTCGATTTCACCGAACTGCTCGGCGTCATGGCCCCCCGCCCGGTCTACGTCAACGCGCCCCTGCACGATTCCAACTTCCGCTGGAAAAGCGTCGACAAATGCGCGAGCGCAGCCCGGCCTGTCTACGAACTGCTGGACGCCAAAGGCAAACTCGTCATCGACCACCCGGACTGCGATCACAACTTCCCGGAAGAACAACGACAGAAAGCCTATCAGCTGTTCGATTCGGTACTGAAGAAGTAAACGGATTCCAGCAATATCGAGTGCGAAATAAGGAGGGTGAAACTATGTAAGAAGGCCGAGCCGGTGGTGGTATTCTTTAACGCGTGGTAAACATAGTTTGTTACAACCTTGTTTCCACAAAAGAAAGGAACCACTCATGTTTTATGCCGGCATCGACCTTCACAAACAGAGTATCACAGTCTGCGTCGTAAATGAAGCGCGTAAAATCGAGAAACGGAAACGTCTGATGTGCGCCAATGAAGCTGCTATCGTGGCCTTCTTCAAGGAGGTCATCCAGGAACTGGGGCCCTTTCGCGCGGTCGTGGAAGCGACGGCCAGCTACGAATGGCTGATCAAACTCATCGAGCCCCTGGCTGATAAAGTGATCCTCGCCCACCCTGGTAAATTGCGGGTCATCGCTGAGTCCACGCGGAAAAGCGATCGTCTCGATGCCCAGGTTCTGGCCGAGTTTCTGTCAAGAGACATGGTACCAGCCTCGTATCGCCCAACCCCTCGGCAACGCGATCACCGCGGCCTGGTACGTCAGCGGAGCTCCATTCAACGCCGGATTACTTCGGTCAAGAATCGCATGCGACGGATCATGAGCAACTACAATGCAGATCGACCAGACCTGTTCAGAAAAGCGGGACAAGAGTATGTCAGCAGCTATCCCCTGTCGGCCGCTGATCGGATTTGCATGAATCAACTGACCTCAGAATGGCTTTTCTTTCTCCAACAGTTGAAGTCAGCCAACCAGGCACTGGTCGACTTTGCCGGGACGGCTCCGATTCGTGAACAGCATCAGCGGGAACTGCTGCAG
This window harbors:
- a CDS encoding TrkH family potassium uptake protein, with protein sequence MRHALTPNRWLAPAELFLSSFIALIILGSLGLKFLPGIYQGEPLNWTDAIFTSTSAVCVTGLIVVDTATYFTLRGQALILLLIQLGGLGMLILTSVIITALGRKISLNLESVTADSRKLIPQVSARLLITNILKFTFLIEAAGAFFLYCMWVPRLGWKGAAWPAVFHSVSAFCNAGFSTNSNSLINYQDSPGTLLVISVLIILGGLGFVTMQELNLRFAQRQQSLPRIKRLSVHSQLVLWTSFILILGGWLLFAGFEWNGLLAEMSLSDKLTNSLFLSVTPRTAGFNSIDYEQATDSTNLLTMILMMIGGSPSSTAGGLKTTTFALLGLLAWSKLRSQTTTTFASRSIPDETIQRGTGLFVISTSVVVTGVFLMSSIGDFHGYEQRFLVRLFETISAFNTVGLSMGLTDSLSLPSRWVLIFLMFAGRTGPLVIASALIVRLAHRSKFRLAYEDVIVG
- a CDS encoding calcium/sodium antiporter — protein: MLLAFIAIIAGLALLIWSTDRFIDGAAVTSRYFGMSPLLIGMVVVGFGTSLPEMVVSVISASEGNAGVALGNAYGSNITNIALILGLTALINPLTVQSKILRKELPVLGGCTLLSAWQIWDGHISRLDAIVLLSVFAFLMGWTIWQAVRNPTDELEAEMERELSSHTMPIKRAVIWLLVGLVLLVVSSRMLVWGAVFLARYFGVSDLVIGLTIVAAGTSLPELASSIIATRKGEFDIAVGNVIGSNMFNTLAVVGLAGVIHPISVNGEVFSRDVMVMLALTFSLFILGRGWGGPGRINRYEGALLLACYIGYTWWLIRSALL
- the lpxA gene encoding acyl-ACP--UDP-N-acetylglucosamine O-acyltransferase, producing MRVHPTAYIHPDAIVHPSCDIGPHVVIEGPVRIGAHCHLGPSVVVMGNTDIGPECEIHAHAVIGDVPQDRKYTGAISYCRIGQGCVIRESVTIHRASIEQATTIIGNECHLMTCSHVAHDCILADEVTLVSGALLGGHVQIGSQAIISGNVGIHQFVRVGQLAMLGGVAMISRDVPPFTMTDHQGEIIGLNAVGLARRGISNAEQQDLKNLFRVICRSGMSHSRSLELAQELALTDLGRQFVEFFQVDTQRGFCRFRGRKSRSRKNLVPPVQHPPLAE
- a CDS encoding C45 family autoproteolytic acyltransferase/hydolase; this encodes MRRCFLVLIVLALACFTRAGHLQAEGYRTSIGTGADRIPVIVVSGTPYEMGLQQGKLIREEATQMINSLLQKVQTAGPERASDAHLDAAWNAIAPHTDVRFKEELRGFAEGTGLPLKTLQRAHALPVVMDYSCSGIAAWGAATKDGHLYQTRNLDWTMELGAQDFPCITVYIPKQGIPHVNITFAGFLGANTGINAKGIVLSEMGDSPGKDYPFDMNGVHFTTLFRQVMYDANNLDEAIDLFKQAKRIKKYHYVVGDGTSRQAVKMLAHAPDLVIWRDNDPADELAPAVMKNLVYQDEGRGAFQPLQKVYGKIGAEEMRDIACQIPIKGGNILDVVYDATALEFWVSYAEKQEEAYQRPFVHFKLKDYLK
- a CDS encoding potassium channel family protein, which codes for MLKHIIEKRLPLFVEFFSSFMRYASYVREVIVALLLILLLGAFLIWRFENLSFGDAVYFSMITGLTIGYGDITPETPMGKIISVGIGLVGMIVVGLVIAIATRSLHETAKRHMDLEHEASRSEHHKTT
- a CDS encoding alpha/beta hydrolase, whose protein sequence is MLSALKKTFLTALLLPVLCSVSVHAQTPRLNPDDLLLYRDGSGKVQKVTTPDDWKQRRQEIIRGMETVMGPFPGDDQRVPLDIEVLEEVKLDNYTRKLITYQSGPDSRTPAYLCIPHTASKDHKVPAVLCLHPTDNKVGHKVALGLGGRAGRNYAAELAERGYVTIAPAYPHLANYWPNLGKLGFVSGTMKAIWDNSRAIDLLASLDTVDMSQGVGAIGHSLGGHNAIYTAVFDPRVTAIVSSCGFDSYRDYYDAAERVWYFGKGWCQIRYMPRMSDYRGRLDEIPFDFTELLGVMAPRPVYVNAPLHDSNFRWKSVDKCASAARPVYELLDAKGKLVIDHPDCDHNFPEEQRQKAYQLFDSVLKK
- a CDS encoding IS110 family transposase — protein: MFYAGIDLHKQSITVCVVNEARKIEKRKRLMCANEAAIVAFFKEVIQELGPFRAVVEATASYEWLIKLIEPLADKVILAHPGKLRVIAESTRKSDRLDAQVLAEFLSRDMVPASYRPTPRQRDHRGLVRQRSSIQRRITSVKNRMRRIMSNYNADRPDLFRKAGQEYVSSYPLSAADRICMNQLTSEWLFFLQQLKSANQALVDFAGTAPIREQHQRELLQSIPGVGFVITEVVLSEIADIDRFDSQKQVVAYAGLAPGQRESAGKMKELHIEKAGSRYLRWALVEAAWQLVYRVPRWKTIYERLKKRLKAKKAIVAIARRLLGMMVAIMKSGEPFTATHQPA